The Klebsiella aerogenes KCTC 2190 region CGGGCTACTGCTCGGCATGTACGGCCAGCAGCATATCAGCGCCGATGCCCCAGCCGTTCATCAAGTTTTCCTCTACACCTATCTGAGCATGGCGGTGATTATCGCCCTCCCGGCGCTCATCTTTTCCCGTGTACCGAACGATGTCGGCAGCAACACCGTCATCCGCCGACGCAAAAGGAGTGAATCGTGAAACTTTGGCGCCCGGGTATCACCGGTAAGCTGTTCCTGGCTATTTTCGCCACCTGTATCGTGCTGCTGATTAGCATGCATTGGGCAGTGCGCATCAGCTTTGAGCGCGGCTTTATCGACTATATTAAACGCGGTAATGAACAACGACTAACGATGCTCGGCGACGCGCTGAGTGAACAGTACGAGCAGCACGGCGACTGGAAATTTTTGCGCAACAACGATCGTTTTATCTTCCAGTTACTGCGCACCTTCGAGCGCGATAACGACGAACGTCCACCGGGTGGGCCGGGTCCGCATGGCGAGCCAGGGCCAATGCCCGGCCCTGGCCCGCGGCCCGATATGCCGCCGCACGGCTGGCGCACGCAATTTTGGGTTGTCGATCAACAAGGGCGCGTGCTGGTAGGCCCGCGGGCGCCGGTCCCGCAGGACGGTACCCGCCGTAACATTGTCGTCGACGGCGTGACCGTCGGGGCGGTGATCGCCTCGCCGGTTGAACGGCTCACGCGCAACACGGATATTAATTTCGACCGCCAGCAAAAACGCACCAGTTGGCTGATTGTCGCCCTTGCCACCCTCCTCGCCGCGCTGGCCACCTTCCCGCTGGCCCGCGGGCTGCTGGCGCCGGTCAAACGGCTGGTGGAAGGCACCCATAAGCTGGCGGCGGGCGATTTCTCCACCCGCGTCACGGTCACCGGCGGGGATGAACTGGGCCGTCTGGCGCAGGATTTTAACCAGCTTGCCAGTACGCTTGAGCGTAACCAACAGATGCGCCGCGATTTAATGGCCGATATTTCGCATGAACTCCGCACGCCGCTAGCGGTCCTGCGCGGCGAGCTGGAGGCTATTCAGGACGGAGTGCGTAAATTCACCCCGGATTCGATCTCTTCGCTGCAGGCGGAAGTCGGCACGCTTACCAAGCTGGTGGACGATCTGCATCAGTTGTCGATGTCCGATGAAGGCGCGTTAGCCTACCAGAAAGAGTCGGTGGACTTAATTGCGCTGCTGGAGGTCGCCGCAGGGGCGTTCCGCGAACGTTTCGCCAGCCGCGGCTTGACCATCGGCGTCTCGCTGCCGGATAACGCTATCGTTTTCGGCGATCGCGATCGTCTGATGCAGCTGTTCAATAACCTGCTGGAAAACAGCCTACGCTATACCGACAGCGGCGGCCGCCTGCAGATTGACGCCAAACAAAATGGTCGCATGTTGACGCTCGATTTCGCCGATAGCGGCCCCGGCGTTAGCGACGAGCAGCTGGCGCGGCTCTGCGAGCGTTTTTATCGCACCGAGGGCTCACGCAACCGGGCCAGCGGTGGATCCGGTCTTGGGCTGGCAATCTGTATGAATATCGTCGCCGCCCACGGTGGCAGCCTGAACGCCGGTCATTCGCCTTTTGGCGGGGTTAGCATTAAAGTAGAGTTACCTCTGGAACAGGATTTATCGAGGGATGTATGAGCGAATTACCTATTGATGAAAACACGCCGCGCATTTTAATCGTGGAAGACGAGCCCAAACTCGGTCAGTTGTTGATCGACTATTTGCAAGCTGCGAGCTATGCGCCAACGCTCATTGCGCATGGCGATCAGGTACTGCCCTACGTCCGCCAGACGCCCCCGCATTTGATCCTGCTGGATTTAATGCTACCGGGCACCGACGGCCTGACCCTGTGCCGCGAGATCCGCCGATTTTCCGAGATACCGATTGTGATGGTCACTGCCAAAATCGAGGAGATCGATCGCCTGCTGGGGCTGGAAATCGGCGCCGATGACTATATCTGCAAACCGTACAGCCCGCGTGAAGTCGTGGCCCGCGTGAAGACGATCCTGCGTCGCTGTAAACCACAGCGCGACCTGCAGGCTCTGGATGCGCAAAGTCCGCTAATTGTTGACGAAAGTCGCTTCCAGGCCTCGTGGCGCGAAAAAATGCTGGACCTGACTCCCGCCGAGTTTCGGCTATTAAAAACGCTGTCGCAGGAGCCGGGTAAAGTCTTCTCCCGCGAACAACTGCTCAATCATCTGTACGACGATTATCGCGTAGTTACCGACCGTACCATCGACAGCCATATTAAAAACCTGCGCCGTAAGCTGGAATCGCTGGACGCGGAGCAGTCGTTTATTCGCGCCGTCTACGGCGTTGGCTATCGCTGGGAAGCCGACGCCTGTAGAATGGCTTGAACATCGCGCCTCTTAGCGCAGAGAGGCGCGAAGGTTTACTCCCTCTTTCCACAGAGCTACAATGCCCGCCCTTAATGTGGGGACACTCCCCCGAATCGCCGTACCTGGTGCGGCGAGTCTGACCTGTCATCAGAACGAGAAAATCATGTTTAAACCGGAACTTCTTTCCCCGGCGGGAACGCTGAAAAATATGCGTTACGCTTTCGCTTATGGCGCCGATGCGGTCTACGCCGGCCAGCCGCGTTACTCACTGCGCGTACGCAACAACGAATTCAACCACGAAAACCTGCAGCTCGGCATCAATGAGGCCCATGAGCTGGGGAAAAAATTCTATGTGGTGGTTAACATCGCGCCGCATAACGCCAAGCTGAAAACGTTCATTCGCGATCTCAAACCGGTAGTGGAAATGGGCCCGGACGCGCTGATTATGTCCGATCCTGGTTTAATCATGCTGGTGCGGGAAAACTTCCCTGATATGCCGATCCACCTGTCGGTACAGGCCAACGCCGTCAACTGGGCGACGGTGAAATTCTGGCAGCAAATGGGGTTGACCCGCGTGATCCTCTCCCGCGAACTGTCGCTGGACGAGATCGCCGAAATTCGCAGCCAGGTGCCGGAGATGGAAATCGAGATTTTCGTCCACGGCGCGCTGTGCATGGCCTACTCCGGCCGCTGCCTGCTCTCCGGCTATATCAATAAACGTGACCCTAACCAGGGCACCTGTACCAACGCCTGCCGCTGGGAGTACAACGTGCAGGAAGGCAAAGAAGATGACGTGGGTAATATCGTCCACAAGCATGAACCTATCCCGGTGCAGAACGTTGAACCGACTCTCGGTATCGGCGCGCCAACCGACCAGGTATTTATGATTGAGGAAGCCAAACGTCCGGGCGAGTATATGACCGCCTTTGAGGATGAGCATGGCACTTACATCATGAACTCCAAAGATCTGCGCGCTATTGCCCACGTTGAGCGTCTGACCCAGATGGGCGTTCATTCGCTGAAGATTGAAGGCCGCACCAAATCCTTCTACTACTGCGCGCGCACCGCCCAGGTGTACCGTAAAGCGATCGACGACGCCGCCGCCGGTAAACCGTTCGACACCAGTCTGCTGGAGACGCTGGAAGGTCTGGCCCACCGCGGCTATACCGAAGGCTTCCTGCGCCGCCACACCCACGACGACTATCAGAATTATGAATACGGCTATTCGGTTTCCGAACGCCAGCAGTTTGTCGGCGAATTCACCGGCAAGCGTCATGGTCATCTGGCCGAAGTGGCGGTGAAAAATAAGTTCTCGGTCGGCGACAGCCTGGAGGTCATGACTCCGCAAGGTAACGTCAACTTTACGCTCGAACATATAGAGAACGCCAAAGGCGAAGCAATGCCGGTCGCGCCGGGAGACGGTTATATCGTCTGGCTGCCACTGCCGGAGGATATGGCGCTGGAGTATGGGTTGCTGATGCGTAATTTTAACGGCGAGTCGACGCGCAATCCGCATAAAAATTAGTTTATTGGCGTTATTTTTTCATTATGTATGGATATTAGAATCGGATCACATACCGTTTCGTTCGAAGCAGGTATCATCCATTTCGCTGAAAAACATAACCCATAAATGCTAGCTGTACCAGGAACCACCTCCTTAGCCTGCGTAATCTCCCTTACGCGGGCTTATTTTTTATGCATCCTATTTTCCCGACTTTCTTATTCCATGACGCCATTCATGCGATACACTGAGGATGACGACTAAGAATGAGGCGATAAAGGATGACCCAATTTCCAGCCAGCTTATTAATTCTCAACGGTAAAGGCGCGAATGAGCCCCAACTGCGCGAAGCCGTTAATCTCCTGCGCGAAGAAGGTATCGAGATACACGTCCGCGTGACCTGGGAGAAAGGCGATGCGATTCGTTTTGTCGAGGAAGCCGAAACGCTCAGGGTGGCGACGGTGATTGCCGGCGGCGGCGATGGCACGATTAATGAAGTCGCCACCGCGCTGGTCCAGCGCGGCAGCAACATGGCGCTGGGAATACTCCCCCTCGGCACAGCCAATGATTTCGCCACCAGCGTCGGCATCCCGCAGGATTTAGCCAGCGCGCTGAAGCTGGCGATAGCCGGGCGCGACGTCCCTATTGATGTGGTTCGCGTGAATAACGAGGCCGGATTTATCAATATGGCCACCGGCGGCTTTGGTACCCGTATCACCACCGAAACGCCGGAAAAACTAAAAGCCGCGCTCGGCGGCGTCTCCTATCTGATTCACGGCCTGACGCGCATGGATACCCTAAAGCCGGACCGCTGCGAAATTCGCGGCGAGAACTTTCACTGGCAGGGCGACGCGCTGGTTATCGGCATCGGCAATGGCCGCCAGGCCGGCGGCGGTCAGCAGCTGTGTCCTGAAGCATTAATTAACGACGGGCTACTGCATCTGCGTATTTTTACCGGCGAAGAGTTGCTGCCTGCGCTGTTTAGCACCCTCGCTAATCCCGATAATTCGCCAAATCTGATCGACGGCGTATCGCCGTGGTTTGAAGTCACCGCCGCCCATGAAATGACCTTCAACCTGGATGGCGAACCGCTGAGCGGCAAATCCTTCCGGATGGAAATCCTCGGCGAGGCGCTACGCTGCCGTCTGCCGCCGGACTGTATGTTACTGCGTTAAAACATCAGGGCGGGATATACCCGCCCTGATAACGTTATGAATATTCTACCCCTTCCCTGACGCCGCTTGCCTTACGGGCAAAGCCCGGCTGATCGACGCGAATAAACGGGCACAGACAAAACGCCAGCAGATAGAGCGCGGTATAGGCCACCACCACGCCGATGGTGCTGAAGTGCGGCAGCAGCACCACCGCAATTGCCGGCGCGAGGAAGTTCGACAGCCCGGCCGACAGGTTGTAGACCGAAATCGCCGCCCCTTTATGCTCTGGCTCCAGCGCCGGGAACACCGCCGCCATCGGCACGAACGCCGCGACGAAAATCCCCAGCGCAATCGCCGGCACCAGCGCCATGGCGAAGTTATGCCCGAAGTGCTGCGGCAGGTAGTAAAACGCCAGGCTCGACAGCGCCATGCCGATGCAGCCGAACCAGCGCACCACTTTCATCCAGCCCAGTTTCTCCGCCACAATCCCCCAGAAGACGTTGGAGAAAATGGTGGTGAAGAAGAACGCCGCCCACACCTGCAGCCATTCGGAAGTGGTGAAACCGAGCTCATCGACGAACATCATCGGCATGACCACCGCGAAGCCGAACAGCGACAAGGTGTTGATAATGCGCACGATGCTGGAGAGCATAATGCTGCGGTTGGTGTAGATAAGGGTCACCGCGCGCCCCAGCTCGGAGAACTTCTCGCGGGTGGTGAGGTTCTGCATATGGCGCGGGGTTTCGGTGTTGCGCAGCGCCGCCAGGGCAATCAGCCCGCCGGTGACGCAGAACGCCAGCGCCAGCCACAGGGTGCCCATCTCGCCGATGTGCGGGATGGTGAAGCTCGGGATATAGCTGCCGAACACGCCGATGCCGACGGAGTAGACCGCCCAGAACCAGCCCAGCGCCGAGCTGGAGCTGTCGCTGCGGACGTTATGGATAATGGCGACGATGAACGAATAGAGGAACAGCGGATAGGCCAGACCGCGGATACCGTAAAACAGCAGAATTAAGGCATAGTTGGCGCGGCCGAGACCGAAGACGAGGAACAGGACGTGGAACACGCACCACAGCACAAAACCGATAAACATGGTTTTACGCGGGGTGATGATTTCCGCGACCACGCCGGAGACCCAGGCCGAGAGGGCGGCGGCGAGGCCGTAGAGGGTGAAGGCGAAAGAGGCCTGCGCCGGGCTGAAGCCCAGCTCCTTGATGTAGTGTGAGAGGAAGGCGAGTTCAAAACCGTCGCCGGTCATAAACACGGCGATGGCGACGTATCCCCAGATAAGGTTCAGCGGCAGACCGAGCCACTGTTTGTGATTAACGGACATGGTGACCTCGTTGTTGTAGGGTGCAGGAGAATCACTCCGGCAGTTTCGCCGGAGCGTCATATGTCTTATTGCTGTCGAAAATGTCGGTCGTTGAGGTACAGAGACTGGAAATGGGCGTAACGCGGCATCAGCGTCTGATGACGCTGCGGATCCGCCTGCCAGGTTTGCCAGATTTCCGGCTTATGACAAACGCTGGCCAGCGGTTTGCCCGCCGCCAGGCAGGCCAGACGCGCCGCTCCGAGCGCGCCGCCGGTTTCCCCGCCTTTATGCGTCACCACCGGCATCGCCAGTATATCCGCCAGCAGTTGCGCCCAGAACGGACTGCGGGCGCCGCCGCCAACCAGTGAGCACTGGCCGATACGGGTTCCGCTCTCCTGCAACACGCGCAGGCCGTCAGCAATACCGAAGCTCACTCCCTCCAGCACCGCATATCCCAGTTGAGCGCGCAGGCTGGCATGGGTCATTCCCCAGAACATACCGCGCGCCAGAGGATCGTTATGCGGGGTACGCTCGCCGGAAAGATAAGGCAGGAAGTATGGCGCATTGGCTTTTTCGTCTTCGCTTAACTGGGCGACCTCCTCCAGCAGCGCCACTTCGGTGGTGCCGGTCAGACGACAGAACCACTGCAGACAGCTGGCGGCGCTGAGCATCACGCTCATCTGGTGCCACAGGTTCGGCAGCACATGACAGAAAGCATGCACCGCCGACTGCGGCGCCGGACGATAGCGATCGGTGACGACAAACAGTACGCCGGAGGTCCCCAGCGAGATAAAAGCGTCTCCCGGCGACACCGCGCCAACGCCAATCGCGCTGACCGCATTATCGCCGCCGCCCCCCGCCACCAGCACCGAAGGATTAAGCCCCCAGCGTTCGGCAATGTCTGCCGCCAGCGTGGCGGAAACGTCGCATCCTTCCACCAGTTCCGGCATTTGTTGCCGCGTCAGGCCGCACTTCTGCAGCAGCGCGTCGGACCAGTCCCGCCGCGCAACATCCAGCCACAGCGTCCCGGCGGCATCCGACATATCGGAGACTTTTTTGCCGGTCATCTTGTAGCGCAGAAAATCCTTCGGCAACAGCACGCAGGCGGTACGGGCGAAATGCTGCGGTTCGTGACGCCGCACCCACAGCAGTTTCGGCGCGGTAAACCCCGGCATTGCCAGATTACCGGCCACCTGATGCAGCTCCGGCGCCATCTCTTCAAGCTCGGCGCACTCCTGCGCGCAGCGGGTATCATTCCATAAAATCGCCGGGCGAATCACTTCGCCGCTGGCATCCAGCAGTACGGCGCCGTGCATCTGTCCGGAAAGGCCGATGGCTTTAATTGCCGACCAATGGCTCGCGCACTTCTCGCGCAGAGTGGCAATCAGATATTCCGTCGCTTCCCACCACGCCTGCGGCGATTGTTCGGACCACTGCGGATGCGGCCGTTGAATGGTCAACGGCGCGCTATGACTGGCGACGACCGTATTATTTTCATCCAGCACCAGCGCTTTAACTTCCGAAGTGCCGAGATCGATACCTAAATACATAGCGCCTCCTGCTGGGTCAACGCGTAGACGGCGGCGATTTGCTCACGCAGCAGCGCCTGAAAATCCGCCGATTCCGCCAGCTCGCCAAATAAGGCTTTATCAGCAGCGTACCGGGCGATCGGATCAGGCGAATTAAACATGGCGTGTACCGCCGATTCATCAAGAATTCCGTCCTGGTACTGATACGGTAAAGCCCCTTTATGCCACTGCTGCATAAAGACAAAGAACAGCGCCGGCAACATAGCGGTAGCCTGCGGGCGCACGCCGCGCTGGTAGCACTCCTGCAGGGTTGGGGCAATCATCGCTGGGATTTTTGAGAATCCATCGGCTGCCACCCGCTGGTTGGTGTCCTGGATATAGGGGTTGGTAAAACGCTTGAGTACCACGTCGCGATAGGTTGCCAGGTCGATGCCGTTATCACCCAGACACGGGATCACATCTTCGCTGACGTAACGGTCAGCAATGGCGTAGATGGCATCGGTAAGCGTACTCTCGTGAATATATTGCTGGCCCAACAGGGTTCCCGCCCAGGCAATACAGCTATGTGACGCGTTAAGAATGCGAATCTTCGCCTCTTCATAGGGGATAACCGACGCCACCATCTCCACGCCCACCGTCTCAAGCGCCGGGCGCTCAGCGCGGAAATTATCTTCGACTACCCATTGAATAAAGGTTTCGCCCATCACCGGCGCTTTATCATCGATGCCGGTTTGCGCTTTGATACGTGGCGCCAGATCGGCGGCCGGGCGCGGCGTAATACGATCGACCATGGTGTTTGGGCAGGTCGCGTTCGCCGCCAGCCAGTCAATAACCTGCTGTTTACCGGTCAGTTGCAGAAACTCCACCAGCCCATCATGGAAACGTTCGCCGTTGTGGCGCACGTTGTCACAGTTGAGCAGCGTCAGCGGACCCGCATCGTCGGCGATGCGTTTTTCAAGAATCCGGGTGATGGTGCCATAAATGGTTTTGCAATCTCCCTGCAAATCGGCCTGCAGATCGGCGTTGCTGGTTTCCAGGCGATGCTGCGTATTGAGGTAATAACCCCCTTCCGTCACCGTGAAAGCAATGACTTTAGTCTGCGGGTTCGCGCCTTCATCAATCAGCGGCTGCAGTCCCACCTGCCACGGCAGTAATTTTTGAATTGAGGCGATCTCTTCATATTCGCGCTCCCCTTCCGGGCTCACCGTCTCGAGGACGTAGCGCCCTCTCTGCTCCGCCAGCGCCTGCACCACGTGCTCGGCGTCGTTACGAATATTTCCCGCCGCGATATGCCAGCGCGAATCGCCGGAAACCCGCAGTCGATGCAGGTACCACGCCTGATGGGCGCGATGAAAAGAACCGAGACCGATGTGAAGCCATGTGAATTGCGTATTCATGTTCTGCTCTCCTTGAGGTGATGCGGCTCACTGTAGATGATCATTTGAATCAAATAAGAGCTACGGATCACAAAAGAGCAATTACCCATTTAAATTACAAATGACCAAAACGGAGCAAAAGCTTGCCTGTTTGGAAAACCGCAGCCAAAATGCGGGTATCTGCGCTACTGCGCCCGCGTATTTAAGGCAGGACACCGTGAGTAAAGAAGACGACATCAGGCTGGATCAGAAGGTCCGCGCCGCATGGATGTACTACATTGCCGGTCAGAATCAGAGCGAAATCGCCAGCCACCTTGGCACCTCAAGGCCGGTGGTCCAGCGCCTGATCGCCGCGGCGAAGGAAGAAGGTATTGTGTCGATTGGCTTGCATCATCCTGTGGCGAACTGCCTCGATTATGCGCAGTTGTTGCAGGAAAAGTATCAACTCATCGAGTGCAATATCGTGCCGACCTACAACGAAGAGAGCACGCTGGATAGCGTTTCTTTCGGCTGTTATCAGCTGATGGCCCGCTACCTGCAGAGCGATAACGCCAAAATAATCGGCATTGGTTCTGGATTAACGCTGAAAAAAACCATCCAGCGCATTGATTTCGATAGCCCAAACAGCCGCTGCGTGGCGCTGATTAGCGCAATGAACGATGAGGGGAAATGCAACTACTACGATGATGTGCCGTTGCTGCTGGCGCGGAAAATTCAGGCCAACTACTATCAGTGGCCCGCGCCGCGCTATGCGCAAACCCGTCAGGAACATGAGATGTGGTGCGGCAGCCGCCTGTTCAGCAATGTTTCTGCCGCAGCGCAGCAGGCGGACGTTATTTTCGTCGGTATCGGCCCATTGGGTACCCAAAGCCCGATCTTCAAAGACGGGTTTATTAATAAAGTCCAACTGGATGAACTGACGGCGCGCGGCGGCATCGGCGAGATCCTCGGCCGCTTTATCGATGCCGACGGCGGCGTCGTCGACAGCGAAATTAATCGGCTGATCACCAGCTACGATATCCGCCAAAACCAGTGCCCGCGAATAGCCGTCGCCTGTGGCGAGAACAAGCGCCCGGCGATCCTCGCGGCGTTAAAAGGTGGCTGGATTAACGGCCTGGTGACCGATGAACATACCGCCCGCTGGCTGCTGACGCGCTAGCGCCAGCGGCTTTTCACGCCAGATGCTCGCGGCTGCTAATCAGCAGCGGCGGGATCTCTACCCGCTGCTGGCTGGCTTCACCTGCGTCGATG contains the following coding sequences:
- the yegQ gene encoding tRNA 5-hydroxyuridine modification protein YegQ, yielding MFKPELLSPAGTLKNMRYAFAYGADAVYAGQPRYSLRVRNNEFNHENLQLGINEAHELGKKFYVVVNIAPHNAKLKTFIRDLKPVVEMGPDALIMSDPGLIMLVRENFPDMPIHLSVQANAVNWATVKFWQQMGLTRVILSRELSLDEIAEIRSQVPEMEIEIFVHGALCMAYSGRCLLSGYINKRDPNQGTCTNACRWEYNVQEGKEDDVGNIVHKHEPIPVQNVEPTLGIGAPTDQVFMIEEAKRPGEYMTAFEDEHGTYIMNSKDLRAIAHVERLTQMGVHSLKIEGRTKSFYYCARTAQVYRKAIDDAAAGKPFDTSLLETLEGLAHRGYTEGFLRRHTHDDYQNYEYGYSVSERQQFVGEFTGKRHGHLAEVAVKNKFSVGDSLEVMTPQGNVNFTLEHIENAKGEAMPVAPGDGYIVWLPLPEDMALEYGLLMRNFNGESTRNPHKN
- a CDS encoding RbtT/DalT/CsbX family MFS transporter, which produces MSVNHKQWLGLPLNLIWGYVAIAVFMTGDGFELAFLSHYIKELGFSPAQASFAFTLYGLAAALSAWVSGVVAEIITPRKTMFIGFVLWCVFHVLFLVFGLGRANYALILLFYGIRGLAYPLFLYSFIVAIIHNVRSDSSSSALGWFWAVYSVGIGVFGSYIPSFTIPHIGEMGTLWLALAFCVTGGLIALAALRNTETPRHMQNLTTREKFSELGRAVTLIYTNRSIMLSSIVRIINTLSLFGFAVVMPMMFVDELGFTTSEWLQVWAAFFFTTIFSNVFWGIVAEKLGWMKVVRWFGCIGMALSSLAFYYLPQHFGHNFAMALVPAIALGIFVAAFVPMAAVFPALEPEHKGAAISVYNLSAGLSNFLAPAIAVVLLPHFSTIGVVVAYTALYLLAFCLCPFIRVDQPGFARKASGVREGVEYS
- a CDS encoding sugar-binding transcriptional regulator, with the protein product MSKEDDIRLDQKVRAAWMYYIAGQNQSEIASHLGTSRPVVQRLIAAAKEEGIVSIGLHHPVANCLDYAQLLQEKYQLIECNIVPTYNEESTLDSVSFGCYQLMARYLQSDNAKIIGIGSGLTLKKTIQRIDFDSPNSRCVALISAMNDEGKCNYYDDVPLLLARKIQANYYQWPAPRYAQTRQEHEMWCGSRLFSNVSAAAQQADVIFVGIGPLGTQSPIFKDGFINKVQLDELTARGGIGEILGRFIDADGGVVDSEINRLITSYDIRQNQCPRIAVACGENKRPAILAALKGGWINGLVTDEHTARWLLTR
- the baeS gene encoding two-component system sensor histidine kinase BaeS — encoded protein: MKLWRPGITGKLFLAIFATCIVLLISMHWAVRISFERGFIDYIKRGNEQRLTMLGDALSEQYEQHGDWKFLRNNDRFIFQLLRTFERDNDERPPGGPGPHGEPGPMPGPGPRPDMPPHGWRTQFWVVDQQGRVLVGPRAPVPQDGTRRNIVVDGVTVGAVIASPVERLTRNTDINFDRQQKRTSWLIVALATLLAALATFPLARGLLAPVKRLVEGTHKLAAGDFSTRVTVTGGDELGRLAQDFNQLASTLERNQQMRRDLMADISHELRTPLAVLRGELEAIQDGVRKFTPDSISSLQAEVGTLTKLVDDLHQLSMSDEGALAYQKESVDLIALLEVAAGAFRERFASRGLTIGVSLPDNAIVFGDRDRLMQLFNNLLENSLRYTDSGGRLQIDAKQNGRMLTLDFADSGPGVSDEQLARLCERFYRTEGSRNRASGGSGLGLAICMNIVAAHGGSLNAGHSPFGGVSIKVELPLEQDLSRDV
- the dalD gene encoding D-arabinitol 4-dehydrogenase, yielding MNTQFTWLHIGLGSFHRAHQAWYLHRLRVSGDSRWHIAAGNIRNDAEHVVQALAEQRGRYVLETVSPEGEREYEEIASIQKLLPWQVGLQPLIDEGANPQTKVIAFTVTEGGYYLNTQHRLETSNADLQADLQGDCKTIYGTITRILEKRIADDAGPLTLLNCDNVRHNGERFHDGLVEFLQLTGKQQVIDWLAANATCPNTMVDRITPRPAADLAPRIKAQTGIDDKAPVMGETFIQWVVEDNFRAERPALETVGVEMVASVIPYEEAKIRILNASHSCIAWAGTLLGQQYIHESTLTDAIYAIADRYVSEDVIPCLGDNGIDLATYRDVVLKRFTNPYIQDTNQRVAADGFSKIPAMIAPTLQECYQRGVRPQATAMLPALFFVFMQQWHKGALPYQYQDGILDESAVHAMFNSPDPIARYAADKALFGELAESADFQALLREQIAAVYALTQQEALCI
- the yegS gene encoding lipid kinase YegS, which translates into the protein MTQFPASLLILNGKGANEPQLREAVNLLREEGIEIHVRVTWEKGDAIRFVEEAETLRVATVIAGGGDGTINEVATALVQRGSNMALGILPLGTANDFATSVGIPQDLASALKLAIAGRDVPIDVVRVNNEAGFINMATGGFGTRITTETPEKLKAALGGVSYLIHGLTRMDTLKPDRCEIRGENFHWQGDALVIGIGNGRQAGGGQQLCPEALINDGLLHLRIFTGEELLPALFSTLANPDNSPNLIDGVSPWFEVTAAHEMTFNLDGEPLSGKSFRMEILGEALRCRLPPDCMLLR
- the baeR gene encoding two-component system response regulator BaeR, whose protein sequence is MSELPIDENTPRILIVEDEPKLGQLLIDYLQAASYAPTLIAHGDQVLPYVRQTPPHLILLDLMLPGTDGLTLCREIRRFSEIPIVMVTAKIEEIDRLLGLEIGADDYICKPYSPREVVARVKTILRRCKPQRDLQALDAQSPLIVDESRFQASWREKMLDLTPAEFRLLKTLSQEPGKVFSREQLLNHLYDDYRVVTDRTIDSHIKNLRRKLESLDAEQSFIRAVYGVGYRWEADACRMA
- the xylB gene encoding xylulokinase; the protein is MYLGIDLGTSEVKALVLDENNTVVASHSAPLTIQRPHPQWSEQSPQAWWEATEYLIATLREKCASHWSAIKAIGLSGQMHGAVLLDASGEVIRPAILWNDTRCAQECAELEEMAPELHQVAGNLAMPGFTAPKLLWVRRHEPQHFARTACVLLPKDFLRYKMTGKKVSDMSDAAGTLWLDVARRDWSDALLQKCGLTRQQMPELVEGCDVSATLAADIAERWGLNPSVLVAGGGGDNAVSAIGVGAVSPGDAFISLGTSGVLFVVTDRYRPAPQSAVHAFCHVLPNLWHQMSVMLSAASCLQWFCRLTGTTEVALLEEVAQLSEDEKANAPYFLPYLSGERTPHNDPLARGMFWGMTHASLRAQLGYAVLEGVSFGIADGLRVLQESGTRIGQCSLVGGGARSPFWAQLLADILAMPVVTHKGGETGGALGAARLACLAAGKPLASVCHKPEIWQTWQADPQRHQTLMPRYAHFQSLYLNDRHFRQQ